In the Topomyia yanbarensis strain Yona2022 chromosome 3, ASM3024719v1, whole genome shotgun sequence genome, one interval contains:
- the LOC131690808 gene encoding uncharacterized protein LOC131690808 yields MNRVMRNYTPDLTASRKSTIGTPSLVAPPTLFGSATRRRYSVAATVNFDAKVSISVGSNVENVPPESNGRKPVRKSLSQGATPDRGNIQPDKRKSLHENLMLKILSTPVDQPLSLNHDSDSSETSFCSSVDTPLYTEQLIGSDDVLRCTTPPSAVDYQSNPRLARLYKDLRSPSATTRIRALRALKSPSKRNAYDPFDVPHEEQDIITADERKSPNQKTIQDIMAGVCIYVEVRSGTDNRSDGIKDHVASLGAKVNDRLYRDTTHVIFKDGLLSTYQKAKKMNIPVVSILWIEACKRHICLMNPEDFPISNQERYENPELFKKIRRQKSMQPRAEEVVNSGGKKRSALVPVNAISGPGVSSSIISPPRKLPVLHRMRKDEGLERILNEFQRENQNTPEPQDDFDKFLTGPMKLLERFRNSPTLAPEEPTGGAAVSNSSKEKESNTTPEVPKRRIRKSLFNRSLEKQTTSDAKPARRTSSSSSKDVVSKPSPATVRQRRKTILFTPRVTSVEEEVESPAPTNPASDGRPIRNRRKTMLASMKENSPPKKQDTINTPKAMELCKTNSTNSNSVQQITSLNAKVRKTIYSPSKMEQSSEKTDKLTRVEVTNHRNTPGNVINDSWKTKTPELDSKTLEAFRTNRRRTLYTPGVYDETDKPQNSDENRHSSLFTPVASSTATSKTPLVTNSLQRRKTMYTPGASTDMQQTPIRNTGLLNIPGSENRMRNKTLLEEYQSNLTFNSSKTPVSERRKTIFDISMDIIDKRLSHINKQSKQAENASETAASVTRANSTDMSLLSPPQRPSSLSRQTSLDTFYRKLSKSTEKTVKFNKTSLDLSRTAVSAELGTPTVARKRKLFTAQPVITETSPTTPQASITTTVEENPSKRAKSTAAATPVINKTPAASQRRSLAPAALSQPSKSVPSIRTTARRSTMLFETRTATSNSRRSSSSIIRSQPPVTTARPVMGTQARTMKALGLGAGLPTITASQQLSTVAAKAAPFHLATTNLHAAQYSFVKEVRLQ; encoded by the exons ATGAACCGTGTAATGCGAAATTACACGCCTGACCTGACGGCGTCAAGAAAATCAACAATCGGTACTCCATCATTGGTAGCGCCACCGACGCTATTTGGCTCAGCCACCCGTCGGCGATATTCGGTAGCAGCAACCGTCAACTTCGATGCAAAAGTTTCGATTTCGGTCGGAAGCAATGTCGAAAATGTCCCTCCTGAAAGCAATGGACGAAAACCAGTCAGAAAAAGTTTAAGCCAAGGGGCAACCCCCGACAGGGGAAATATTCAACCTGATAAACGCAAGAGCCTTCACGAGAATTTGATGTTGAAGATTTTATCCACGCCGGTTGATCAACCATTGTCGCTGAACCACGATTCAGACTCGTCGGAAACTTCATTTTGCAGTTCGGTCGATACACCTCTGTACACAGAACAGCTGATCGGATCAGATG ATGTGCTTCGTTGCACGACGCCACCTAGTGCAGTGGATTACCAAAGCAATCCCCGACTGGCTCGACTATATAAGGACCTACGGAGTCCTTCGGCGACTACCAGGATTCGTGCCTTGCGGGCTCTTAAATCCCCATCGAAACGAAACGCATATGATCCGTTTGACGTTCCTCACGAAGAGCAGGATATCATTACGGCAGATGAACGAAAATCACCAAACCAAAAAACCATCCAGGATATTATGGCCGGTGTTTGCATCTACGTGGAGGTACGTTCCGGGACCGATAATCGTTCCGACGGGATCAAGGATCATGTTGCTTCGCTAGGTGCTAAAGTTAATGATCGATTGTATAG AGATACAACGCACGTCATCTTCAAAGATGGTCTCCTCTCCACTTACCAGAAAGCGAAGAAGATGAACATTCCGGTGGTGTCTATATTGTGGATCGAAGCCTGCAAACGACATATTTGTCTGATGAACCCGGAagattttccaatttccaaCCAAGAGCGATATGAGAATCCAGAGTTATTTAAAAAGATCAGG cgtcaaaaatcaatgcaACCCAGAGCAGAAGAAGTGGTCAATTCTGGCGGTAAAAAGCGTTCGGCGCTTGTCCCGGTCAACGCGATCAGTGGCCCTGGCGTTTCCTCTTCTATCATTTCTCCACCGAGAAAACTTCCAGTACTACATCGGATGCGCAAAGACGAAGGCTTAGAACGGATTCTAAACGAGTTTCAACGGGAAAACCAAAACACTCCGGAGCCACAGGATGATTTTGATAAGTTTCTCACCGGACCGATGAAGTTGCTAGAACGGTTTCGCAACTCACCTACCCTTGCTCCTGAAGAGCCTACCGGAGGTGCCGCGGTATCCAATTCAAGCAAAGAGAAAGAATCAAATACTACTCCAGAGGTCCCAAAACGTAGGATTCGTAAATCACTCTTTAATAGATCACTCGAGAAGCAAACAACTTCCGATGCAAAACCTGCTAGACGAACAAGTAGCAGTTCCAGCAAGGACGTAGTTTCTAAGCCATCACCGGCGACAGTGAGACAGCGcagaaaaacgattttattCACACCTAGAGTAACTAGTGTAGAGGAGGAAGTTGAATCTCCTGCACCGACAAATCCAGCTTCCGACGGTAGACCCATCAGAAACCGAAGAAAGACTATGCTGGCTTCGATGAAGGAAAATAGTCCTCCAAAAAAGCAGGACACTATTAACACCCCGAAAGCAATGGAACTCTGTAAAACTAACAGTACCAATTCGAACAGTGTTCAGCAGATTACTTCCTTGAACGCTAAAGTTCGCAAAACCATCTACTCACCGAGTAAGATGGAGCAATCATCAGAGAAGACTGATAAATTAACTCGTGTAGAGGTGACCAATCACCGCAACACACCTGGAAATGTGATAAATGACTCCTGGAAAACAAAAACTCCTGAGCTCGATAGTAAAACTCTCGAAGCTTTTCGTACAAATCGACGCCGAACGCTGTACACTCCTGGAGTATATGACGAGACTGACAAGCCGCAAAACAGCGATGAAAATAGACACAGTTCACTGTTCACGCCTGTTGCCAGCTCAACGGCTACTAGCAAAACTCCTCTGGTCACGAATTCGTTGCAAAGAAGAAAAACTATGTACACACCCGGCGCCTCGACTGATATGCAGCAGACCCCGATACGGAATACAGGTCTGTTGAATATTCCTGGATCTGAAAACCGTATGAGAAACAAAACTCTTCTTGAAGAGTATCAGTCTAATCTGACGTTCAACTCGTCCAAAACTCCGGTCAGTGAACGACGCAAAACGATTTTCGACATTTCCATGGATATCATTGACAAGCGGCTGTCCCACATTAACAAGCAATCTAAACAGGCGGAAAACGCAAGCGAAACAGCTGCGAGTGTTACCCGTGCGAACTCGACAGATATGTCATTGCTATCGCCTCCACAAAGGCCATCGTCGCTCAGCCGACAGACTTCGCTTGACACTTTTTATCGGAAACTTTCCAAATCTACCGAAAAGACTGTTAAATTCAATAAGACATCTTTAGACTTAAGCCGGACAGCGGTTTCAGCGGAACTCGGCACACCCACGGTGGCCCGAAAGCGAAAGCTTTTTACCGCACAACCAGTAATAACGGAAACTTCTCCCACTACTCCTCAAGCTTCGATTACAACTACCGTAGAGGAAAACCCATCTAAACGCGCTAAAAGCACCGCAGCAGCGACACCAGTAATTAATAAAACTCCAGCAGCATCACAACGTCGCTCTCTTGCCCCGGCGGCTCTATCCCAGCCATCCAAATCCGTACCCAGCATCAGAACTACAGCCCGCCGTAGTACAATGTTGTTCGAAACACGTACTGCCACCAGCAACAGTCGTCGCAGCAGTAGCAGCATTATCCGATCGCAGCCGCCAGTGACAACAGCTCGACCAGTCATGGGAACCCAAGCACGGACCATGAAAGCACTAGGACTCGGTGCTGGCTTACCGACCATAACGGCTTCGCAGCAGCTATCGACAGTGGCCGCGAAAGCAGCTCCGTTTCATCTGGCGACCACTAATCTGCACGCCGCCCAGTACAGCTTCGTTAAAGAGGTACGATTGCAGTAG